A segment of the Lycium ferocissimum isolate CSIRO_LF1 chromosome 10, AGI_CSIRO_Lferr_CH_V1, whole genome shotgun sequence genome:
AGGACTACCCAAGTATTGCTGCTACTCTCAATGCATTGACAAGTTCTGCCTTTCGTTCCCTCCAAACTGACGACATTAATGTGTGTGGGACACTGATTATAAGAATTCTCTCCACTTTGTTATGAGAATTGTGATTGGGGAGTAAGCAAATGCCCAGGAATAAATGTATCTTTCCATTAATGTACTATGACTGAGAAGTTCAACCATATTTCCATATACACTGCTCTACAAAGTGAGTACATCATTATTTATTGACTTACCGTTTAAGATGTGGCTTCCATGTGCAAGAGTCCAAGGAAAAATCTTCGTTCAATGTGTGAGACCAATATATTAGTATTGAACTTCATAATTGAGTTTAAATGATCCTTGAAACCCTAGCTACGCAAGGACCCAACGTGGTGGCATCCACTAAGGAGAAACATTTTTTCTAGACTCTAATGAACATTGAACATAACTTTAAACTCTTTCTACAATCCACTGAACATATAGATGAGGATAGAAAAAGGGATGAGGATAGAAAAAGGAAGTCAGCCTTACCTGGATATTATTTGATCTTGTTCTTTGGCATATGAGACAGCAAGAACCAAATGGAGCAAGTCTTGGTTGACATTAACTGGAACCAATCTTGTAGGATCTGCTGCAGGCACTGCACCAATAGGTAAAGCTGAGCGTGGAGCCTGTGGTCCACCTCCAATCCGGTAGATGAACAAGTCACTGAAGCTTACTACATTAGAATGTGGTGAAAGGTCATTTGAAGGGCCATAAAAATACTCCTGGGGAAGAAGCAGAGACAAAAGAAAATGTTTAGTTTCGCATTAAAAGGATAAGGTGAAAAGTAAGAGTACCTCACTCCCCAAGAGCAAGTGTTCATGTCCCAGTGCATGAACTGTGACCAACTCCCAACTCACTTTGTTATTCATCTATAAAAGAAATCTGTACCCGTATTCTGTAGCCCCTTGCTTTCTGCCGTACTTTTGCATTCCTTGATACAACACCACCGGATTTTTGAAGTTTCACCACATCCACGTTAGGCCGATTCTTCAATACATCTTTTAGCATGCTACAAAGTTTTTCCTGCCAAGAGTACAACCACATAATAGAAATATGATCCAACTCTTGCAATGTATAAAACAGCTCTACAAACAAGCAATTTCTGGATACTAGTTCTCCAGGtcaattatttatttgtttctatttttcttcgttttttttttttttttttttttggcggtGGGAGGTGGGTTGGGGTAATGGCATTACCATCTGAATCTAATGATGGCCAGGGAGAAAAATTGTCTGATAAGTAGAAAAATCAGAAGCCAAGCAACAGAAATAGAAGTGTGAAATTATCAAGATAGAATGTTTTATCAACCGCAAAGCTTCTTGTTCAAGTTTAGTACCCCTCATTTCAGAGACAGTTTCTACATGTTAGGGAAATTCTAAACTTGCAGAGGATTGGTTTGATCAAGTATCTGATTATCAAAGAAAGGGTAGATTGCTTACTCCTAGTAAAAACATTGATCATGGTTGAAGATAGATGAGACAAAAGAAGTTCCAAGTATGTGCATTTTTCTTCATCCAAAAAAGCACCCACTTACTACTTCCCTATCCAGTTTCTTGTAAGTATTAAGCACTATAAATCACTTTTGCTAACCTTCTAAACAACTAAGAGATTCATTCTAGGAGAATGGAGACTAGTTGAAGTAACAAGACACCAAGGTGAAGTACTTCACAGACAGACCTACTTGACAGTAGAAATTTCAACAAATAAAGAAACCTTCAGGTCTTGACATTTCGCTCAATACGACAAATAATGGCAAAAAGAATCAGCTGAAGGTAAGTTAGTGCTCTCTTCCACAGACTTTACTGAATATTAGCTTCCAAATTATTTATTTCCTTGCCTAGTTAGcaactctttcttcttttatgaGAAGTGAACAAGTGTCTGAGGGAATTCTAATCCCCTGGCTCACAGGACTTGGGTTTCCTTTAATATTAAGcacacatcatacatatcaaaTGCCTTCACGCGCATATAAAATGGACTTCAGTGGAACATACCTGACCCAAGACAAGAACAACTGTGGCGTTGAACGTATCAATCGCATGTAGTAGCAACTGCAAAAGAAGACTGAACAGTGACCACAACACTCTAAATGCTACCCTCGCTGTCTTTTACACTGAAAAACACACGAAATTGAGCTTGCATACCTCATAACCAACTCCCTCTATCCATCCCATTGTATTTATTACCATGCCTGAAGCTCGAGATTCAGCATTACCAGAAAATTGCTTCTCCAGAGTCTGCGATAGCTCCTTGACGAGTACCTTGTAGTGATCTACGTTGGCACTGTTAAAAGGAAAGTGGTATCTGCTAGTAAGTAAATATGCAAAGAAAAGGCTAAAGAAAGTTTTCTACATACAAACTTTATATTGTACAAGAGGCACAATGTCAAGATAAATGTCAAGGTACAAGGTACCTAGGAGTCACATGGCCAAAGAAGTAGACCATAGGCATTTCAAGTGGAATTCCTTCAACTGGATCAAGAGGCAACTCAATTGGTGTAGCAGCAATACATCCTGGAATAGTTATCGATCCTTGACCTATGTCCAAATCCACAAAAGTAGGTTTCCATCCCTGTTTCGCAGCCCAACTAAGAAGCATCCGTGACAAAGTACTCTTGCCAGAATCTGTTGGTCCCACGACGACAACCCTTGGGCCCTGAACAAATCAAGTGTATTATAACTTGTAGATGAGACACGTGCAGTTCTGTTACGTGTATGGTTAATTAACAGAAAGAAGCTAAGAATAAGATTAGAATAGAAAACCTCAACGTATATCAAAACTAAGATAATTTACACTCTGCAAGAGAACCCTAAGAACAACCatttttttaacatcaagaaCCCCTACGAACAACCATTTCCGCTTCCTATCATCCCAAGTGAAGTATCATCTTTCGTTTACTGACAAGGATGAAGTATCATCACACAGAAGCAGGCTTCTACCCTTCACATATTACCTCTTATTCTTGTAACCTCTCCAATTTGGACTCCGAGCAttatcatgagatgaaatcaacTAATGTACTTAAGGAATCACAACACTAAACAAAGCAGATTAACAAGAACTTTCATGCTTTTGCCGACATAACCAGAGAGTGGGAGAGCACACCACATTTCA
Coding sequences within it:
- the LOC132032551 gene encoding protein CLP1 homolog, which translates into the protein MAYGGTNVIPLAATGGSTVRQVKLDKECELRIESSADSPLRLRLLTGTAEIFGTEVPPGIWLNFPPRLKFAVFTWYGATIEMDGPTETDYTADETPMISYINVHAVLDGRRNRAKASPSDSDTSQGPRVVVVGPTDSGKSTLSRMLLSWAAKQGWKPTFVDLDIGQGSITIPGCIAATPIELPLDPVEGIPLEMPMVYFFGHVTPSANVDHYKVLVKELSQTLEKQFSGNAESRASGMVINTMGWIEGVGYELLLHAIDTFNATVVLVLGQEKLCSMLKDVLKNRPNVDVVKLQKSGGVVSRNAKVRQKARGYRIREYFYGPSNDLSPHSNVVSFSDLFIYRIGGGPQAPRSALPIGAVPAADPTRLVPVNVNQDLLHLVLAVSYAKEQDQIISSNVAGFIYVTDIDMHRKKITYLAPCAGELPSKYLIVGTLTWIEN